A single region of the Oxyura jamaicensis isolate SHBP4307 breed ruddy duck chromosome 6, BPBGC_Ojam_1.0, whole genome shotgun sequence genome encodes:
- the BAG3 gene encoding BAG family molecular chaperone regulator 3 isoform X2 — protein sequence MSAAAHSPLLQTEGASDPLPPGWEIKVDPQTGWPFFVDHNSRTTTWNDPRRRGEAAKDGQSLANGPSRDSPKQLPAREGNVVYPKLRAGYIPIPVIHEGIDGRQQHPCYSAQQPGTQRFKTEAVPTAAQAQTPLRGAYASPESPPRGPAEASQADKQCGQTTAAAAAQAPATHGPEVSQQQVPPQEPPRPSPPPPEIKTETKAVPPPEPEVPSSYIPIQVTHQEPDSKVPPQKPPVVAEKADKKVPCPAKVVPPQERPAPEETAPPKTMETGEPQKHPGVLKVEAILEKVQMLEQAVNSFEGKKTDKKYLMIEEYLTKELLALDSVDPEGRADVRQARRDGVRKVQNILERLEQKAEDVPEPVQIDGLQPTLPEPKPPQEIMEIEPVVVKSKGDPSNKDGKEQTEMERHPPETKEEVFTNLATTTNTPNNPTEP from the exons ATGAGCGCCGCCGCTCACTCCCCGCTGCTCCAAACGGAGGGCGCCTCCGACCCTCTGCCCCCCGGCTGGGAGATCAAGGTGGACCCCCAGACCGGCTGGCCTTTCTTCGTGGACCACAACAGCCGCACCACCACCTGGAACGACCCCCGCCGCCGGGGGGAGGCGGCCAAG GATGGCCAGTCGCTGGCAAACGGTCCGTCTCGCGATAGTCCCAAGCAGCTGCCAGCACGAGAAGGCAATGTGGTGTACCCCAAGCTCCGGGCTGGCTACATCCCCATCCCAGTCATCCACGAGGGCATCGacggcaggcagcagcacccctgcTACTCCGCTCAGCAGCCTGGCACACAGCGATTCAAGACAGAGGCTGTGCCCACCGCGGCGCAGGCGCAGACACCGCTAAGGGGGGCCTACGCCAGCCCTGAGTCCCCTCCAAGGGGACCGGCCGAGGCTTCTCAGGCAGATAAACAATGTGGACAGACAacggcagctgcagcagcccaagCTCCGGCCACACACGGACCTGAG GTTTCTCAGCAGCAAGTCCCACCTCAAGAGCCACCAAGACCATCGCCACCACCACCTGAAATCAAAACGGAAACCAAGGCAGTCCCACCACCCGAACCCGAGGTGCCTTCATCATACATCCCAATTCAGGTCACCCACCAAGAACCAGATTCTAAAGTACCGCCCCAGAAGCCTCCGGTTGTGGCAGAGAAAGCTGATAAAAAGGTTCCCTGCCCAGCTAAGGTTGTTCCCCCCCAGGAAAGGCCTGCTCCTGAAGAAACTGCACCACCGAAGACAATGGAAACAGGAGAACCTCAAAAGCATCCCGGTGTTTTGAAAGTGGAGGCAATTCTGGAGAAAGTACAAATGCTGGAGCAGGCGGTCAACTCCTTTGAAGGCaagaaaactgacaaaaagTACTTGATGATTGAAGAGTATTTGACCAAAGAGTTGCTAGCCCTAGACTCAGTGGACCCCGAGGGTCGTGCGGATGTGCGCCAGGCCAGGAGAGATGGTGTAAGGAAGGTCCAGAACATTTTGGAAAGACtggaacagaaagcagaagatgtCCCGGAACCGGTTCAAATTGATGGACTTCAACCTACCTTGCCAGAGCCTAAGCCACCACAGGAAATCATGGAGATTGAACCTGTGGTAGTCAAGAGCAAGGGAGATCCCAGTAATAAAGATGGTAAAGAGCAAACCGAAATGGAAAGGCATCCCCCCGAAACGAAGGAAGAAGTGTTTACCAATCTGGCCACCACAACAAACACACCTAATAATCCAACCGAACCCTAG
- the BAG3 gene encoding BAG family molecular chaperone regulator 3 isoform X1, translating into MSAAAHSPLLQTEGASDPLPPGWEIKVDPQTGWPFFVDHNSRTTTWNDPRRRGEAAKDGQSLANGPSRDSPKQLPAREGNVVYPKLRAGYIPIPVIHEGIDGRQQHPCYSAQQPGTQRFKTEAVPTAAQAQTPLRGAYASPESPPRGPAEASQADKQCGQTTAAAAAQAPATHGPEPQSPGAPDSPTVSSQSSGRSNTGSHQLPRGYISIPVIHENIQRQPSQVYHQAQKTHYPAQQSEYQAHQPVFHKIQPDDREPKTTRAQSPFRVSQRGSSSRESSPARVTTQIQSPAPIRVQTVVDRPQVSQQQVPPQEPPRPSPPPPEIKTETKAVPPPEPEVPSSYIPIQVTHQEPDSKVPPQKPPVVAEKADKKVPCPAKVVPPQERPAPEETAPPKTMETGEPQKHPGVLKVEAILEKVQMLEQAVNSFEGKKTDKKYLMIEEYLTKELLALDSVDPEGRADVRQARRDGVRKVQNILERLEQKAEDVPEPVQIDGLQPTLPEPKPPQEIMEIEPVVVKSKGDPSNKDGKEQTEMERHPPETKEEVFTNLATTTNTPNNPTEP; encoded by the exons ATGAGCGCCGCCGCTCACTCCCCGCTGCTCCAAACGGAGGGCGCCTCCGACCCTCTGCCCCCCGGCTGGGAGATCAAGGTGGACCCCCAGACCGGCTGGCCTTTCTTCGTGGACCACAACAGCCGCACCACCACCTGGAACGACCCCCGCCGCCGGGGGGAGGCGGCCAAG GATGGCCAGTCGCTGGCAAACGGTCCGTCTCGCGATAGTCCCAAGCAGCTGCCAGCACGAGAAGGCAATGTGGTGTACCCCAAGCTCCGGGCTGGCTACATCCCCATCCCAGTCATCCACGAGGGCATCGacggcaggcagcagcacccctgcTACTCCGCTCAGCAGCCTGGCACACAGCGATTCAAGACAGAGGCTGTGCCCACCGCGGCGCAGGCGCAGACACCGCTAAGGGGGGCCTACGCCAGCCCTGAGTCCCCTCCAAGGGGACCGGCCGAGGCTTCTCAGGCAGATAAACAATGTGGACAGACAacggcagctgcagcagcccaagCTCCGGCCACACACGGACCTGAG CCTCAATCTCCTGGAGCTCCTGATTCTCCAACGGTTTCCTCTCAGTCGTCTGGCAGATCCAACACAGGAAGCCATCAGCTTCCTCGTGGTTATATTTCAATTCCCGTGATCCACGAAAATATCCAAAGGCAACCATCGCAAGTCTACCATCAGGCCCAGAAGACACACTACCCTGCCCAGCAGAGTGAATACCAAGCCCACCAACCAGTGTTTCACAAAATTCAACCAGATGACAGGGAGCCTAAGACAACACGAGCGCAGTCTCCCTTCAGAGTGTCTCAGAGAGGTTCATCAAGCCGTGAAAGTTCACCTGCCAGAGTTACCACCCAGATACAGTCCCCAGCTCCCATCAGAGTACAGACAGTTGTAGACAGACCCCAG GTTTCTCAGCAGCAAGTCCCACCTCAAGAGCCACCAAGACCATCGCCACCACCACCTGAAATCAAAACGGAAACCAAGGCAGTCCCACCACCCGAACCCGAGGTGCCTTCATCATACATCCCAATTCAGGTCACCCACCAAGAACCAGATTCTAAAGTACCGCCCCAGAAGCCTCCGGTTGTGGCAGAGAAAGCTGATAAAAAGGTTCCCTGCCCAGCTAAGGTTGTTCCCCCCCAGGAAAGGCCTGCTCCTGAAGAAACTGCACCACCGAAGACAATGGAAACAGGAGAACCTCAAAAGCATCCCGGTGTTTTGAAAGTGGAGGCAATTCTGGAGAAAGTACAAATGCTGGAGCAGGCGGTCAACTCCTTTGAAGGCaagaaaactgacaaaaagTACTTGATGATTGAAGAGTATTTGACCAAAGAGTTGCTAGCCCTAGACTCAGTGGACCCCGAGGGTCGTGCGGATGTGCGCCAGGCCAGGAGAGATGGTGTAAGGAAGGTCCAGAACATTTTGGAAAGACtggaacagaaagcagaagatgtCCCGGAACCGGTTCAAATTGATGGACTTCAACCTACCTTGCCAGAGCCTAAGCCACCACAGGAAATCATGGAGATTGAACCTGTGGTAGTCAAGAGCAAGGGAGATCCCAGTAATAAAGATGGTAAAGAGCAAACCGAAATGGAAAGGCATCCCCCCGAAACGAAGGAAGAAGTGTTTACCAATCTGGCCACCACAACAAACACACCTAATAATCCAACCGAACCCTAG